The stretch of DNA GTCATGCCACCGGAAATGACGCCACCGATCACGGGCACCGTCCTGGTGACACCTTTGGCGAAGGAGTCCTTGGAGATCTTGATGCCGATGAGCTTGAGCGTCTGCTTCATGGGCCCGTACCAGGCGGTCTTGGTCAGGGTCTGCTGGGCGATCTGCTTCTGGAGTGCCGGGCGGGCGACCTGCTTGGCGAAGGTCGTCAGGGATGATGCCGCCCCGCCGACCCCCATCATGACCCCCAGGAAGAGGCTCATCTTGCCGAGTGTCTCGTCGTCGATCTCGTCGAGGTCGCCCAGGAAGTCCTTCCAGCCGTAGATGTAGGCGAGCTTCTGCATGACCCGGAAGGCGTGGACGTAGTACTGGGTGACATCGGCGGGGATGGTTGCGAGCATCGCGAAGCCTCCCGGCAGCCCGGCCGCGAACGAGATAGCGGCGGACTTACGGGTTTCGAAGGCGATGGTGGCGGTCGCAAGGCCGTCGAGCTGGGCGGGGGTGAGGCCGGCCTGGAACGGGGTGGTCTCCTGCGCTAGGGCAATGGTGTCGTCGTCGGCGCCGAGCTTGCGCAGTTCCTGCCGCAGGTAGTCGTCCCGGTCGATCTGGACGCCGCGGAGTCGGATGACCTTCTTGAGAAACTCGGCGGCGAACTTCTGGGCCTGCTCGTCCTGCTCGGACGTGATGTCGGAGAGTGTCTCGTTGTCGCTGGTCGAGGATTCGACGGCGTCGTCGGCAGGCACGAGCGGGTTGGAGGATTCGTCATGCGTCATCGCATGGGCTCCGTTCTGGGATGTTCGAGAGATGGGGCGGCGCAAGACTACTCCTGCCCAGAACCTTGGAATGCCGCCGTCATAAGGACGTGACCCCTGCCGGAGACAACCTTGCCGGATGCACGACAGTCGGTTTACTCGACGTCGATGGGGCCGTTGATGTGGAGGGTCTCGACGTCGAGGCGCCGGTTGACGTTGGAGGCGGTGGAGTCGTCAATGCGGCCGGAGAAGCGCAGGTCGTGCACACGCCGGCGCAGATGGTCGATGACGGCGAGCCGCAGGGTGCTCTCCGGGCCACCGTAGACGCGCGCCTCCTCCTCGGCGTCGACGTTGCTCACGCAGCGGTGGCGGCGCTCGTAATCGGCGCGCACAGCCGCGATGACCGCGTCGTCGTCGACGCCGGTGCGATCGGCGATAGCGTCGATCTGGCTGACGATGTCGCTCAGAATCTCAGCAAGCGCCTCGGTCTCCTGAGACTCGATCGACTCGGCCGTCCGCATGCCGACCGAGGGCTTGGCGTTGGCCCAGCGGACCACGTGGGGCAGGGCGAGCCCCTGGATGAGGAGGGACAGGAGGGTCACGCCGGCGACGATGAGGATGATGAGGTTGCGCTCGGCGTAGGCGGCGGCGTCGAAGGCGACCGGGATGGACAGCGCCATGGCCAGGGAGATCGCGCCGCGGAAGCCGGCGACCGTGGAGACGACGCGGCCGCGGAAGTTGGTACGGCGCAGACGCTGCTCGGGGCGGCGGTCGAGGACGCGGATGGAGTAGATGATGAGGTGTTGGCCGATGAAGCGGCCCGCCACCATGGCGATGTAAATGACCGGGATGAGGATGAGACCGCGGACGAGGTCGGCGAGAGGAAGCTCGGCAACGATCCCGGGGAGCGCGACGCCCACCATGACGAAGAGAATCGTGTTGAGGATGTAGGTGAGGATCGTCCAGAACGGGGTCCCGAGGACACGCGACCCCAGGGACATGTGCGGGGCGGCGAAGCGGGAGACGACGATGCCGCAGGTGACGACGGCCAGGACGCCCGAGCCACCGATCTCCTCGGCGAGGAAGAAAGTGAGGAACGGGGTGGCCAGGGCGGAGATCGTTGCGAGCATGGGGTCGTCGGTGATGGTGCGGACGCGGATGCCGATCTTGGTGACGACGGCGCCGATGACCGCTCCCACACCGACGCCCCCGCCGAATGACAGCAGGAGGTCCTTGGCGACGAGGCCGACCGTGACGCCGGAGGAGTCCTGCGCGGTCTGGAGGGCGATGGCGAAGACAACCAGGGCAGTGCCGTCGTTGAGGAGGGACTCGGCCTGAAGGACGGTGCGGCCGTTGGGGTTGATGCCGCGTCCCAGGCTGGAGACGGCGGTGGCGTCAGTAGGGCCGAGGCAGGCGCCGATGAGGAGGGCAGCGCCCACGCTCAGCCCCATCAGGGCACCGATGATGGCGATGAGGGCAGCGGTGATGGCGACGAGGACCGTGGCGCTGAGGATGATGCCGCGCAGGCTTCGGCGCATGCGGTTGAGGGAGACCGACAGTGACTCCCAGTACAGCAGGATCGGCAGGAAGATCGTCAGAACCACCGTGCTGGGCAGGTGCATCTCCTCCCCAACCGGGAGGAAGGCGACCCCCACACCCGCAGCGATCAGAAGCACCGGGGCAATGAGGCGAAATCTGTTGGCGATCACGTAGGCGACAATCGAGGCGGCAATGATCGCGACGATCATGTCGATGGTCATGAGGCTGCCGGGTTCCCTTCCTGCGCTGAGTGTGGTGGGCTGACTGCGGCCGGCTCGGGAGGTACGTGGCCGGACCGTGGGCGGGTTTGAGCCGGGCACAGCCTACAGATGCCTCCTGCGACTCCCCTGTCGATACGTCTATTCGCGTACGTGACCTCCGCTCACATCCGGTGAGGTCACCTGGCACGGATCAAGCGCAGGTGGGCGCAAGACTCCGTGAGAGTCCGTCCGCAGGCGCCGAGGGGACGATGTGCTTTCTTAGCGATCGAAACAGGGCGTGGCCTCCTGCCGGCTCACGCACTCGCCGGCGAGCATGAGAACAACTCAAGGCTTAGTAGTCGCGTCATGAGTCAGGCCAATGGGCGAACCGCCGCACCGCAGCTTCGACATCAGCCGAAACCGCCCCACACCCTCTCCTGACTGCCTCCCTGAAAATACTCCCCTCATTTCGCAAGGAATTCATATGGGGACACCAATATTTCTTGAAACAAACAAACTCATACCCCAACACTTATTCTCGGATCGCGGCAAGCAGCCTCCAGGCTGGGCGAACACAGATGATTGCCACCCCTTCGAACACCCTCCGAACTGCAGCAAAAACGCGAAGGAAGCCACTTCTGACACAGTTCCAAGATTTCTTTTTCACAACATTTTCATGACGTTCCGATAACATTCTTGAAGTCGCTGACAGGTGCACCACAAGGCTTGTTCTGAATTTCCTCCTCGCGATACTCTTCACCAGTTACTCACGGTCGTCCCCAGACCGCCGATCCCTAGCGAAGAGGATGTATACATGCAGGTTCCTGCCGATCTCAGACGCGTCGCGTCTAGGGGGCAGTCGACGGCCGCTTGGCTCGCCCTCCTGACACTGCTTGCGAGCATGATCGTGCCATTGCAGGCTCAAGCCGCCATCAACGCCGACGTCGACCTGTCTGGTCTTGCTCTGATCAAGTCGGACCGAAGCGGCAACGACTTCTCATCAGAGGGTCTCACGACGCAGGACGTGGCCAAGCTGTCCTACACGTGGGACGCCTCCAAGACCACCGTCAACCCGGGAGACTCGTTCTCCATCGACGTCGGCACCTATTTCAAGAACCTGGAGTACCCGAAAACCGTTCCCCTCAGCCTTCCCTACAACGGCACGCCCACCGAGGTGGGCGCGTGCATGCTGACGGAGAAGAGCATGGAGTGCACCTTCAACGAGAAGGTTGAGGACCTCAAGGCGACAGGATTCAAGGATTTCAAGGGTTCGGGTCAGGCGCTGCTCCTCATCACCCAGGCCACGACAGCCCAGTCGGTGGATATGACTGTCAACGGCGGCCAGAAGGTGAGCGTCCGTCTGCCCGGCACCGGCGGCATCAAGAGTCCCGCTGCACGGGGCTACACGCCCCTCAAGTTCTCCAAGGTCTCCTCGGTCATCACATCGGCGTCCTCCGCCATGACGTGGGAGGTCAACTTCGGCTCGGACTACATCAAGGAGCAGCTGGCCAAGGGCGACGGTCCGATCGCCTCGGACGGTCGGACCCGTGAGACCATCACCATCACGGACACGCTCGGCCCCGGTATGACCTTCAATGGGGACAAGAACAGGTGGTACTTCGGGCTGCGCAACAGCGCCGCCGAACCCAGCATCTCCGGGGTGTCCCTGACCACTGCGGCGGGTAAGGACCTGAATGCGAAGTACGGAGACTTCGACCTGGACGTGGACATCCAGGGGCAGGTCGCCACGATCAAGGTGACGGGTCCCTTCGCTCCTGACTCCAACTACAGGATCTCCTACCCGGCGACGTTCACCTCCCAGAACGGCAAGGCCGTCGCCGGAGTGCAGTACACCAACGCAGCCTCGCTCGACCACTCCGAGGCTCACGGCGACTTCGCCCGCAGCTACGCCGACTCGTTCAAGGTGACCGTGGACATGGCGCCCGGCTTCGGCGGCTTCGAGGTCTTCAAGACCCTGAGCGGAGCGGCACTGGACGCCGTTGACGTTGCGAACACGACCCTGCCGGTCAAGGTCGACTACGTCCTGCCCGGCCCCGCCGGCGGCTATGCCGGCTGGCAGGCCCCCGGGACGCTCAACGATGACGGTCTCAGCGGTACAGCCATCCTCAACGTCAGTATCGGCAAGACCAACACGTTCCAGGGCACCTTCCCCAAGGGCACCGTCATCACCCTGTCCGAGGACACCGGCCAGGCCGCTCCCGCTCCTTCGGGATATGCCTGGGGCAAGCCGGTCTTCGCGGTCGGGAGAACCACGACCAACACTGTGACCATCGGCGACCGCGTGTCGACCAAGGTGACCCTCAACAACACCGCCGACGCCGTCAAGGCGCCCGGTACCTTCCAGGTCACGAAGAGCGTCGTCGGCCCTGAGGCCGCTGCGGGCGCTCGCGACAAGGACTTCGCCTTCACCTACACCTGCTCCGACGGCCAGTCCGGACAGGTGAGCGCCAAGGGCGACGGGACGGCCGTCCAGGCAGGGGCGACCTTCCCGCAGGGCACCACGTGCACGGTGAAGGAGGACGCCGAGTCCGCCCGTCTCGACGGCTACACGCTCACCGCTCCCGCAGAGCAGGCCGTCACCATCAAGGACCCGGCTGAGCCGGTCGCGACGGCAGCCTTCACGAACTCCTACACCCGCGACACGGGCGCCTTCTCCATCGCCAAGTCGGTCCAGGGCGGTCCGGAGGGGGCGGCCAACGGCTCCTACTCCTTCACCTACACCTGCGACGGCGGCGTGCAGGGAACCCTGACGGTTCCCGGTGACGGGACGGCCGTGTCCTCCCCGCAGATCCCGACCGGGGTCTCCTGCGCGATCGCGGAGGACGCCGCGTCGGCCGCCAAGGACGGGTACTCGGTGGCCTCGGCCCTGTCACAGGACTCGGTGACCATCACCAAGGACCAGACCGTGGCCGTCACCGCCACCAACACCTACACCCGCGACACCGGCACCTTCTCGGTCACCAAGAGTGTCACGGGCGACTACGCCCCGCAGGCGGGCGAGGCCGTCAAGGTCGGCTACACCTGCAACGACCCCGAGGGCACCCAGGGCACGCTTGATGTCCCGATGGACGGCAGCGCCGTGAGCGGCCCGGCCCTTCCCACCGGGACGGTGTGCACCCTGAGCGAGGACGTCGCCTTGGCCCAGCGTGAGGGCTACGCGGTCTCCACCGCCTACTCCGCGACGACGGCGACGATCGTGAAGGACCAGGTTCCTGCGGTGTCGGTGACGAACACCTACACGCGGCAGACCGGGGGCTTCTCGGTGTCCAAGACGGTCGAGGGCGACGGCGCGAAGCTGGCACCGGCGGAGTTCACCTTCGAGTACACCTGCACCGACCAGGTCACCGGCAAGGCCGCCTCCCCCAAGCAGCTGGTGGTCAAGGCCGGTGAGACAGCGCACGTGGGCGATGTGCCGACCGGGTCGTGCACGCTCACGGAGAAGGAGGCCTCCGTCAAGGGCACGAGCGTGTCAACGGCCCTGGCCGTGGGCGGCACTGCCGTGCAGGGCGACAAGGCGACCTTCGACGTGCTCGGCGGGGGCGCCGCCGTGAGCGTCTCTGCCGTCAACACCTACACCCTGGACCGCGGCACCTTCACCGTGTCGAAGAAGGTGGAGGGCGACGACGCGAAGACCCACAAGAACGTGGCCTTCACCTTCGCGTACAGCTGCACGTCCGACGTCGAGGGCGAGGTGAGCGGCGAGCTGACGGTCCGCGGTGACGGCTCGGCCGTCTCCGGGCCCGCGCTGCCGGTCGGGGCGACGTGCTCGGTGTCGGAGAAGACGTCGTCGGCTCAGGTCAGCGGCTACGACGTGAAGACTCCTGAGGCGCAGAGCGTGACGATCGCGGAGAAGGACGCCGCCCTGTCCTTCACCAACGCCTACACCCGTCAGACCGGGTCCTTCTCGGTGCTCAAGACGGTGACGGGTGCGCAGACCGGTGACAAGGAGTTCACCTTCGCCTACACCTGCACCGACGGGACCGAGGGCTCGCTGAAGGCCAAGGCCGATGGCAAGGCGGTCTCCGGGCCGAAGGTGCCCACGGGCACGCAGTGCACCGTGACCGAGGATGCCAAGGCGGCCGCGATCGACGGCTACACGCTGGCGGCTCCGGAGGCCCAGACGGTGACGGTCTCGGAGAAGGACCAGGTGGCCAGCGCCTCCTTCGTCAACGCCTACACCGAGGTTCCGAGTACGGACTCGCCGTCGGAGGACCCCACGGCTTCTCCGTCGGGTGAGCCGACGCCGAGCGACCCGGCACCGGATGAGCCGACGTCCAGCGAGCCGGCACCGGGTGAGCCGACGCCAGGTGAGGCTACGTCGAGCGACCCGGCGGCACCGAGCGAGCCGGCTCAGGAGGATTCCGGATCGC from Actinomyces sp. Marseille-P3109 encodes:
- a CDS encoding Na+/H+ antiporter → MTIDMIVAIIAASIVAYVIANRFRLIAPVLLIAAGVGVAFLPVGEEMHLPSTVVLTIFLPILLYWESLSVSLNRMRRSLRGIILSATVLVAITAALIAIIGALMGLSVGAALLIGACLGPTDATAVSSLGRGINPNGRTVLQAESLLNDGTALVVFAIALQTAQDSSGVTVGLVAKDLLLSFGGGVGVGAVIGAVVTKIGIRVRTITDDPMLATISALATPFLTFFLAEEIGGSGVLAVVTCGIVVSRFAAPHMSLGSRVLGTPFWTILTYILNTILFVMVGVALPGIVAELPLADLVRGLILIPVIYIAMVAGRFIGQHLIIYSIRVLDRRPEQRLRRTNFRGRVVSTVAGFRGAISLAMALSIPVAFDAAAYAERNLIILIVAGVTLLSLLIQGLALPHVVRWANAKPSVGMRTAESIESQETEALAEILSDIVSQIDAIADRTGVDDDAVIAAVRADYERRHRCVSNVDAEEEARVYGGPESTLRLAVIDHLRRRVHDLRFSGRIDDSTASNVNRRLDVETLHINGPIDVE
- a CDS encoding DUF5979 domain-containing protein — encoded protein: MIVPLQAQAAINADVDLSGLALIKSDRSGNDFSSEGLTTQDVAKLSYTWDASKTTVNPGDSFSIDVGTYFKNLEYPKTVPLSLPYNGTPTEVGACMLTEKSMECTFNEKVEDLKATGFKDFKGSGQALLLITQATTAQSVDMTVNGGQKVSVRLPGTGGIKSPAARGYTPLKFSKVSSVITSASSAMTWEVNFGSDYIKEQLAKGDGPIASDGRTRETITITDTLGPGMTFNGDKNRWYFGLRNSAAEPSISGVSLTTAAGKDLNAKYGDFDLDVDIQGQVATIKVTGPFAPDSNYRISYPATFTSQNGKAVAGVQYTNAASLDHSEAHGDFARSYADSFKVTVDMAPGFGGFEVFKTLSGAALDAVDVANTTLPVKVDYVLPGPAGGYAGWQAPGTLNDDGLSGTAILNVSIGKTNTFQGTFPKGTVITLSEDTGQAAPAPSGYAWGKPVFAVGRTTTNTVTIGDRVSTKVTLNNTADAVKAPGTFQVTKSVVGPEAAAGARDKDFAFTYTCSDGQSGQVSAKGDGTAVQAGATFPQGTTCTVKEDAESARLDGYTLTAPAEQAVTIKDPAEPVATAAFTNSYTRDTGAFSIAKSVQGGPEGAANGSYSFTYTCDGGVQGTLTVPGDGTAVSSPQIPTGVSCAIAEDAASAAKDGYSVASALSQDSVTITKDQTVAVTATNTYTRDTGTFSVTKSVTGDYAPQAGEAVKVGYTCNDPEGTQGTLDVPMDGSAVSGPALPTGTVCTLSEDVALAQREGYAVSTAYSATTATIVKDQVPAVSVTNTYTRQTGGFSVSKTVEGDGAKLAPAEFTFEYTCTDQVTGKAASPKQLVVKAGETAHVGDVPTGSCTLTEKEASVKGTSVSTALAVGGTAVQGDKATFDVLGGGAAVSVSAVNTYTLDRGTFTVSKKVEGDDAKTHKNVAFTFAYSCTSDVEGEVSGELTVRGDGSAVSGPALPVGATCSVSEKTSSAQVSGYDVKTPEAQSVTIAEKDAALSFTNAYTRQTGSFSVLKTVTGAQTGDKEFTFAYTCTDGTEGSLKAKADGKAVSGPKVPTGTQCTVTEDAKAAAIDGYTLAAPEAQTVTVSEKDQVASASFVNAYTEVPSTDSPSEDPTASPSGEPTPSDPAPDEPTSSEPAPGEPTPGEATSSDPAAPSEPAQEDSGSPLARTGAFVGIPLVLALAAIAGGVLLAYRRRA